The DNA sequence ATGCCGGCCATCGCAGCCTTCTGCACCAGCTCGAAGGAAGCACGGGAACTCATCACCAGGATGGTGTCCTGCAAGGGCAGTCTGCCCTCCATGAGCATGTGGCCGATGACCTTGTCCGCTGCATTGTGTCGGCCGACATCCTCACGAACTACAAGAAGTTCACCATCCAGGGTGGCGATACCTGCAGCATGCACACCACCGGTCTTATCGAACATCTTCTGTCGCGCCCGCAGCTTATCCGGCAGGGTGAGGATCATACGGGGATCAGGGGTGATGGGCTCAATCGGCCAGCCCTTCTTGCTCATCAGCTGCTCAATAGAGGTGGTGCCACAGACACCACAGGCAGAAGAGGTGGGGAGATTACGCTGCACCGACACCAGGTTCAGCTGACGCTTGGGGTTGGTGGGGACCACATCCAATTCCAGGACATTATAGGTGTTCTGGTTATCCGGCCCCACAGCACCGGCACAATAGCGTGCGGTGGACACCTCGGAAGGATCCTTGATCAGACCCTCTGCCAGCAGCAGACCGTGAACCAGTTCAATGTCATGGCCTGGGGTACGCATGGTGGTGGTGAGACTGGTGCCGTTGACGTGGATCTCCAGCGGTTCCTCCACCGCGATGGTGTCGGGGCGGGTGTTGATGAACACTTCCGCCTCTGTGGACACCACGCGTGGGACCTGGAGGTTCTGTGTAATTCTTCCCATTAGTTTTCGTATCCTTCAGCGATCAAGTTCTGTAGATGGTGTGAGCCTGCGAGCACATGACGTGCCAGTTCTGCTGTTTCCCCTGCTGAGCCTGCATCAGTTTCACCAGCCAGGGTCTGTCGGGTGGCCGCCACACCCAGCAGGAAGGCAGTCATGGGCGCGGCTGGGCGGGCGGGGCCGTGCGCAACGTCGCGGGTGAGGTCTAAGAGCTGGGGGATGACGGCGTCGAGAAGCTCTTTATCAATGCTGAATTCCTCGCAGACCACACCGAGCCACTCGTACATGCGATACATCTTGTCCGCCTCGGCATCATGAGCACTCAAATTAATTTTGTCCTCTCAAAGGTGAAACCCGCACCCATGCGAGATCTTTTAGATTCAACGCCGGGTGCGGGTGGAAAAGTCCTACTTATCAGCCCGGGCACCCAGTGCTTCCAGACGGACAACCACGGATTTGGACACCGGGGTGTTGGACTTCTCCGCCACGGAATCCAATGGGACCAGCACATTGGCCTCCGGGAAATAGGTGGTCACGCAGTCTTTGGCGGTGTTGTACTCCACCACGCGGAAGTTCGGGGCACGGCGCTCACCATCAGAAAATACCGACACGATGTCCACCAGATCGCCGTCCTTCAGACCACGTTCGCGGCAGTCGGCCGGGCTGACAAAAACAACACGACGACCATTGCGCACACCACGGTAGCGGTCATCCAAGCCGTAGATGGTGGAGTTGTACTGGTCATGGGAACGCACCGTGTTCATGAGGAAATAGCCCTCAGGAAGATCAATCACATTGGTCTCATTGACCGTCAGCTGGGCCTTGCCATCAGAGGTGTTGAAGACACGCTCACGCGGCCCATTGGGCAGGAGGAAACCACCAGGGTTCTGGATACGCCGGTTGAAGTCATGGAAGCCGGGAATGGTGGCCTCGATATGATCACGGATCACGGAATAATCATCGATCATCGGCTGCCAAAAAGGATCCCCGAAGGTCTCCCGGCCAATGGAACCGAGGATGTCACACTCAGACTTCAAGTTCAGATCCAGGTTGGCACGGCTCTTACCGGTGGAACCATGGACGGCACCGACGGAATCCTCCACGGTGACAATCTGGACACCGGACTTCTGCACATCCTTATCGGTGCGCGCAATCACTGGCAGGATCAGGGACTTCTCACCAGGCCAGGCATGGGAACCATTGGGCTTGGTGGACAGGTGCACCGTCAGCTCATTGGACTCCATGCCCTTTTCCAACACCTCAGTATCAGAGGCCACACGCACCAGGTTGCCACCCAGTGAGAGGAAGAACTTGGTCTTGCCATCACGCATCGCACGCAGGGAATCAACCGCATCCCAGCCGTGCTTGCGGGGCACATCAAAACCGAACTCATCTTCCAGAGCCTGCAGGAAAGGCTCCGGCATCTTCTCCCAGATACCCATGGTGCGATCACCCTGAACATTGGAATGTCCACGCAGGGGGGCGGTACCTGCGCCAGGCTTACCGATATTGCCGGTGAGCAGCAGGAAGTTAACCATCTCACGGATGGTGTACACAGCGTTCTTGTGCTGGGTGACACCCAGTGTCCAGGAGACCACCACGGTGTCAGCATCTTCCACCATGTCCGCGGCCTTCTGAATATCCTTAGCAGTCAGTCCGCAGCCACGCAGCAAGGTTGCATCATCCAGACTGTTGAGGTGCGCAATGGTGTCTTCCACACCAGAGCAGAACTGGTCTAAGAACTTATGATCCAGAGCGTCACGACGGATCAACTCCTTATTCAACGCCTGGAAGAAAGCACGGTCACCGTCGAGACGCACCTGCATGTACTCATCAGTCAGATCAGCTGACATGCCGAGTACACCCTTGACGGTCTGTGGATCACGGAATTTCATCAGTCCGGTTTCCGGCAGCGGATTCAGGGTGAGGATCTTGCCACCATTGTCCTTGAGCTGCTTGAAGGCATCCAAGGCACGCGGGTGATTGGTGCCCGGGTTCTGGCCCACAGAAATCAGCAGGTCAGTGTTGTAGAAATCCTCCATCACCACAGAACCCTTGCCCAGGCCGAGTGTTTCGCCCAGGGCGGAACCGGTGGACTCATGGCACATGTTGCCGCAGTCGGGAAGGTTATTGGTGCCTAGACGACGCGCCAGCAGCTGCATCATATAGGCAGGCTCATTTGGTGCACGCCCGGAGGTGTAGAACACCGCCTCATCCGGTTCAATCTCCTTGAGCTTGGAAGCGATCATCTCAAAGGCCTTGTCCCAGGCGATCGGATGATAATGATCATCACCGGAACTGCGGTCATAGAGCATCGGCTCAGTGATACGGCCACTCTTACCCAACCAGTGATCCGTCTTTTCCCGCAGGTCATAAATGGAATGCTCAGCCCAGAAATCACGGGTGGCACGCACCGGAGTGGTTTCCTCCGCCACAGCCTTCGCACCGTTTTCACAGAACTCCACGATGCCCAGATTATGCGTAGACGGCTCCGGCCAAGCACAACCGGGGCAGTCAATACCACCGGGCTTATTCATGGTCAGCAGTGGTAAGAGTGCCTTATTCGGTACAGCATGCTGCATGGCGTGGAGAACTCCGGGAACACCGGCGGCTGATTTAACACGCCTACCTACATCAGGGTTATCGAATTCATTCGCTGGATTTGTGATGTGTGCAGGAGGAGTAGTCATAGGGGACAGTCTATGCGAGCACAAAATGCTTGTCGGATCGACACTGCCCAGCTTCACATACTCTGATGGGGGTTGAACGTGGCGTTGATGGTGGTGGTGGGGTGTTTCTGGGATAGAATAGAGGAGTCGCTTGCAGCGATAACCAGTCTTTAACCACTGGATGTTCTCATAGGGGGAAGCCGGTCCAAATCCGGCACTGACCCGCAACCGTAGGCTACTTTTCATAGGTGGCAAGTCGGAATACCCAGAGTCCATCCCATGGCTTAGCAACAACCGTCGTGGAATACGGTTCTTAAGTCTCCTCAGGGTGGCGGAGTCTCTTTTCTCCCCACCCGTGGATTGTTTAAGAAGCGTTCCCCCAAGTTTAAAAAAAAGGGAGCTTCATCAGTGCATACTGATACACATCGCTTTCCCTTTCACCGGTTTAAGAACTCTTCCCCTGAAAGGCGAAAGACCTTGATCACTAACAATCGCGTGGCCACTGCCCTCCTTGCCACTGCTGCCACCAGCTTTGCACTCCTTCCAGTTGCGCAGGCTGCTGAGATCGCCACTGCTCGTGCTTGCGTGGATGCTGAGAACGTCTGGGTCCAGGTGGACTTCGGCACAGAATCCGATCAACCAGCGAAGGGCGGATGTGCCACTGATTTCACCGATGGACTCGTTGCACTGAAATCTGCAGGCTTTGATGTGGATTACATCGATTCTGAATACGGTGCCATGCTCAGTGGTATCGAAGGTGTTGCACCCACCTGGACCGAAGATAACCCCGTGTACTGGAGTTACTGGACCGGTAATGTGGCAGCGGACTATTCCGTGAGCTATGAGTCCTACATGGTCGGGGCCTCCGGATCCACCCCGGAAGCAGGCACCGTGGAGGCATGGGTGGCCTCAGATGGTTCCCTCCAACCTTCCCTGACTGAGCTGGTTGCTGCACCTGCTGAGGATGATCCTTCCCAGTCCTCCGGATCCTCTGCAGACACAGGCATCTTCGCTGTGATCGCCGGAATCCTGGCACTAGTGGGTGGCGGACTGGCTGCACTGTTCACGATCCCAGGCCTCAACATTCCAGGCGTCGTACTGCCGAAACTCTAAGTGGGATTGGGGGCTGCGCTCCACCCAATAAAGCAGAAAAGGAAAGACCCCTAAGAAAACGTGAGTTTCTTAGGGGTCTTTCAGGGCTGCTGTGGACAGCTGACTAGCTGAAGCTGCGCTCCACACCGAAAGCAGCACGCCGGGAGGCACGTCGCAAAGCACCCAGGATCGGTTTGGCAGTCAACAGTAGTAACACTGCGGTGAATACTGCTCTGCCCAGATCCCATCCCAGGGATGTGGTCAGGGTAAAGATGATGAAGGTGTGGAGATTGTCCAACACCGGTGCACCTGCGGTGAAAGACAGGTCAGTGGAGACCCCGATGGCATAGGGCCAGAAGCTCATGTTCATCAAGAACCCGTACCCGAGAGCCGCGACCACCGCGTACATGATGATCATGATGGTCTCCTTCCTGCCACGCAACGGTGGCAGGAGCCCGGCGCCGAAACTCACCCAGGCAGCGGCCAGCATCTGATAGGGCAGCCAGGGCCCGATACCCGCTGTGAGCAGTGCTGATGCGAACAGTCCGGTATTGCCCAGGATGAATCCGAACCCGGGCCCGAAGGCACGCCCGCCCAGGATGAGGATGAAAAAGACAGCCTCAAACCCTGCTGATCCGGCGCCGAAAGGCCGCACGATGGCCACCATTGCGCTTAGAACACCCAACATGGCGATGGCTTTCACATCGAAGCCGTCCTCACTGATCTCTGCGACCACCGCCGCCAGGACCAGCGGGATCACCAACGCCAGGTACAAGGGGGCCTGTGCATCATCGGAGAGAAAAGACTCCGGGTTCACAATCAGCGGCCAGAAGAAGATCACCACGCTGAGCACAGCCAGCATGCCCAGGGTGAGGAAGCTCTTCGGTTTGAGGAGGATGGCGTTTCTCATAGCTCGCCCTCCCCGAGCGCCGTTCTGACCGCCGGGACGGTGAGCCAGTGGGAGGCATCCTGAATGCCTGCGGTGATTTTGGCGATCTGCGGCGCATAGGCCGGGGATGCCGCCAGGATGTCCACCGCAGGACCGTCAGCGACAATCTTGCCGGCGGCCATGAAAAGTACACGGTCGGCGCACAGTGCGGCGAATTCCACATCGTGGGTCACCACCAGCACCGCATGCCCCGTGATAGCTAGCTCTTTGAAGCTGTCGGCGAGCGTCTTCTTACCGGCATAATCCAACCCGCGGGTCGGTTCATCGAAGAAAACTACCGGTGGCTGTGCGGCAAGCTGAATGGCTAAAGCCAGGGATAGCTTTTGTCCCTCAGAAAGATCCCGGGGATGGTGTGCATCGGGGATATTGGGGGCGAGGGAATCCAGGATGCCCCGGGTGGTTCCAGGTTGAGCGGAGGCATCCTTGTCAGAACGGTGCAACTCCTGGGCCACGGAGGATTCATAGAGGATATCCGTCGGAGTCTGGGGCACCATGGATACGATCCGACGGCGGTCGGCGGGTTTGAGTTCATGGGGATCTGACCATGGGGACCCACCGCTCGTGGCAGTGGTGTTGCGCCTGGATTTCCGGCTCAACCGGCGGGTGGTGGCTTCATCATCTTTGACCTGCACTGTTCCCTGATTGCGTTTACCGGTGCCCTGCAGCGCCCACAACAGGGTGGATTTACCACAGCCGTTGCGCCCCATGAGCACGGTGATCTCACCTTCATGGAGGGTGAGATCCACCCCATCAACAGCACGGATCTCCGGAAAGTCCACCACGATGTCCTGTGCTTTGAGCAGGGGAGCGGGTTTCACCGTAGGGACCCGGGAAACCACCAATCCCCGTTGATAAAGACGCCTCCGCATCGCATGGGACTGGTGGCGGGCGCCACGGATGGACATGGGCAGCGGTGACCAGCCCGCCCACCGCCCGAGTTCCACCACCGGGGGCGCCACATCGGAGGTGGTCATGATCTCCTCCGGGGTGCCCAAGGTAACTGACCCGTCCTGGTCCACATGGGCCACCCGGTCCACATATTGCAGCACCCGTTCAATGCGGTGCTCAGCCAGCACCACCGTCATGGCCAGGTCATGGGCCAGTTTGGTCACCGTGGCCAGGACATCCTCAGCCCCATTGGGATCAAGGGCACTGGTGGGTTCGTCCAGGATCATCAGGGCCGGGCGGGTGGTGAGCACAGCGCCGATGGCCACCCGCTGCTGTTCACCGCCGGACAGCTCCGATAGTGGGACCCCACGCAGGTCAGCGATACCGAGAAGATCAAGGGTTTCCTCCACACGTTTCTTCATCACCGCCGGGGGAAGCCCGAGCTGTTCCATGCTGTAGGCAAGCTCTTCCTCCACGGTGTTGGTGACAAAACCCGCTGCCGGATCCTGACCCACCACACCCACCACATCAGAGAGCAACCGCGGTGGGAAATCCCGGGTATCACGTCCGACGACACGGACATGGCCATCCATGTGGCCGCCGGTGGCATGTGGCATGGCTCCGGTCATGGTGTTGAGCAATGTGGACTTACCCGCACCGGTTCGGCCGATGACCAGCAGAATCTCACCTTCAGTGAGGGTGAGATTCACATTCCTGATCTGAGGCTCAGCCAGGGTGCGCTCATCGGCGTAATAGGAGGCAGATACGTCCTCCATCTCCAGGATCGGGGCATCAGACCATGCTTCGCGCCGGGTGGTCGCGCGGGTATTACTCATGACGGACTTCTTTCTTAGTGGCAACATCTCCAAAGCCCTGGGACGTGGCCTGCGAGGGGGAGAGGGTGGTCTGGGCTGATTGGCTCAGTTCAGCAGGTACCCGGACACGATCTGCCAGTGCGGGACTGCCCGGGATGTCTGCATTGCTGCCGTGCAGCTGCAGGGGCTTGTCCTGTCCGCGATGATGGTCATGCTGATTCTCCCGGGTGCTCTCCCGTCTGATCTTTTGCGGTTGATCCGCAGGGGAGGCATCGGTGCTGGGTGAGGGACGCTGAGTGCGACGCCTGGCCCGGACGGTATTCCGGGGGAGTCGTGGGGTGAATATGCCCGGCAGCGCTGCCACCACCAGACCCAGGATGACAAGAAGTGGCACCTGGGTGGGGAAATGCAGCGGAAGCCAGGTGGTCACCATGGATGCGGGATTGATATTGAGTTCGAGGAGGGCAGCCAGAAGAGGCACTAATCCACACAAGCTGGTCACCCACTCCGCGCCTGCCCACGGAAGCGCATCATAGGTGGTGGCCGTTTTGCGACGGGAAGCGATCACCAGTGAGATGATGAGGAAACCCACCCCGATGATGAAAATCGGAACGGCGATGAACATCGGTGCTCCGGCATCCAGGACCACGAAGATACCGATGGTCGCGCCGATGATGCCGAGCGCCCCGAAAGCCGAGGTGATGCGTTGTGCCAAGAGGGAGGTATCAGCGCGTCGTCCGTAACCACGGGCATCCAGGGAACTCGCCAGAGCCAACGACCGGTCGAGGGTATCCTGGAACACCGGCATGAGGATACGGGCGAAACCCCGGATACCCCTGGTGTCATCACCACGGAGGATGCGGGCGCGGTGGATACGGTAGGCGGATTCCGCCATCTGCGGAGCAATCGAGATACCGATGACAATGGCGGTGCCGAGATCACCCAGCGCACCAGGCAGTGACTTGACCAGTTTCTTCGGATCCGCCAGGGAGTTGGCGGCACCGACAGCGACGATCATGGTGCCCAGCACCAGCCCCTGAGTCGCGCTCATGAGCAGGCCTTCGGCGTAGACGGTGCCGAAGACATTGATGCCAGCAGCCCACTCCGGCAGGCTCACCGGTGGGATGCGGAACAGTTCCTGCTCGCCGATCTTCGCACCCACGAGGATGTGCATGACCAGGCGGTAAACCACAATCCAACCACAGAGCATGAAATAGATCGGGAAGGCCCTCGCCCACGGTGAGGCACCCCTGCGCTGCGCGACCACAAAACACAGGGCAACCAGAGCCATGGCCAGCACATACAGGTTGGTGCTCAGACTGACGGTGGCGGCGATACCCAGGGCCCACACCCACCAGGCCATGGGGTGGATGAGCCTGCGGGACAGTAGATATCGTTTGAGCGCCGTCACCGTGATGCCCTGCAGAGGTGCGCCGACACCGCGCGGTGTCCTACGGCTGGGACATGCCTCATCCGTTGACCTCTTCACGGCGGAGTACCCAGGTTGCGGCTGCGCCACCACCGAGAAGAATGATGAAGGCAACGGTCACACCAATCAGCCATGCCTGGGAGGATCCTTCGGCTCCTTGTGCGTTGGCTGCCGCATCATACTGTGGAATGACCGTCTGCCCATCCGACTGAACCAGGGGTGCTGCCTCGAGAACGGGGGCTGTCATCATCCGGGTGCTTTTCGGATCAGGTTCTTCAGCGGTGGTTTCCGTCGCAGCGGATTCCGGGACTGCAGCCGGCGCCGGAGCTCCCGGTGCGCCCTGCGGGTTGATGCCGGGAGCAGTTCGGGTGGCGGCAGCCCGCGCTGCAGCGGCAACAAGGTCTTCATAGTCCTGCCTGCTGATTCGGTTACCCTCGGAATCGAGGAAGACCAGCACCTCATCAGGGTTGTCCGGGTTCTCCTCCGGCTCCGGTTCCTGTGATGCAGTCTGGCTTGGGGTGACCGAACCATCTGGGGTGTTGCTTCGTGTCTCCGGACCCCAGTTCATGGTCGGAACAGTTGGCATGGGGGAATCCCGAAGGCTGCCGGAGCGGGACGTCGTCTCCTCCACGGCAGCGGTCCTGCTCACCGGAACAGGGCCCGGTTCCAGACCGGGTCCCCAGGTCCATGCTTCAACGGTGCCGGCCTGCGGGGACCGGCCGTGGGCACCCATGTCGCTGTATGTCCAGTTGGACGCGCCGAGCGGGGCATGCCAGTAGGTCCAATAAGCAGAGGCCGGTGACGCGGTGAGACATTTATCCACACTGGCATTGGGGAAACTGTTGATGCGACAGATGAATTCAGGGAACCGCTGGGTGCCCTCAACAGCGAAACCAGCGTTGATCAGGGTCTGGTAGCCAGTACCACCCGCAGGTGAACAGGCAGGAGGGTAGCCCTGGATAAGCACGGTGACTTCATCATCAGAACACGGGGTGGTGGTGGCATTGGCGGTGGGCACCCACGGGGATACAGCCAGTATCAGCGCTCCCACCACGGTGGCGATGACCACCCTGAACAGGTTATGGGTTCTTGTGAGGTTCAACATCATGTGATTCCTATGCCGCTTAGAACTGAGTGGGGAGGAAGGAACCGGGGCTCATGAACCCGATAACTGCGGCGAACACCGCGAGAATGGCGGCGATGCCACCGAAGAGAAGACCGCCA is a window from the Corynebacterium faecale genome containing:
- the fdhD gene encoding formate dehydrogenase accessory sulfurtransferase FdhD, with product MGRITQNLQVPRVVSTEAEVFINTRPDTIAVEEPLEIHVNGTSLTTTMRTPGHDIELVHGLLLAEGLIKDPSEVSTARYCAGAVGPDNQNTYNVLELDVVPTNPKRQLNLVSVQRNLPTSSACGVCGTTSIEQLMSKKGWPIEPITPDPRMILTLPDKLRARQKMFDKTGGVHAAGIATLDGELLVVREDVGRHNAADKVIGHMLMEGRLPLQDTILVMSSRASFELVQKAAMAGIPGVIAVGAATSLAVDAARDAGIFLAGFVRGNKFNHYAGEIG
- a CDS encoding oxidoreductase, with product MMLNLTRTHNLFRVVIATVVGALILAVSPWVPTANATTTPCSDDEVTVLIQGYPPACSPAGGTGYQTLINAGFAVEGTQRFPEFICRINSFPNASVDKCLTASPASAYWTYWHAPLGASNWTYSDMGAHGRSPQAGTVEAWTWGPGLEPGPVPVSRTAAVEETTSRSGSLRDSPMPTVPTMNWGPETRSNTPDGSVTPSQTASQEPEPEENPDNPDEVLVFLDSEGNRISRQDYEDLVAAAARAAATRTAPGINPQGAPGAPAPAAVPESAATETTAEEPDPKSTRMMTAPVLEAAPLVQSDGQTVIPQYDAAANAQGAEGSSQAWLIGVTVAFIILLGGGAAATWVLRREEVNG
- a CDS encoding FdhF/YdeP family oxidoreductase, with the translated sequence MTTPPAHITNPANEFDNPDVGRRVKSAAGVPGVLHAMQHAVPNKALLPLLTMNKPGGIDCPGCAWPEPSTHNLGIVEFCENGAKAVAEETTPVRATRDFWAEHSIYDLREKTDHWLGKSGRITEPMLYDRSSGDDHYHPIAWDKAFEMIASKLKEIEPDEAVFYTSGRAPNEPAYMMQLLARRLGTNNLPDCGNMCHESTGSALGETLGLGKGSVVMEDFYNTDLLISVGQNPGTNHPRALDAFKQLKDNGGKILTLNPLPETGLMKFRDPQTVKGVLGMSADLTDEYMQVRLDGDRAFFQALNKELIRRDALDHKFLDQFCSGVEDTIAHLNSLDDATLLRGCGLTAKDIQKAADMVEDADTVVVSWTLGVTQHKNAVYTIREMVNFLLLTGNIGKPGAGTAPLRGHSNVQGDRTMGIWEKMPEPFLQALEDEFGFDVPRKHGWDAVDSLRAMRDGKTKFFLSLGGNLVRVASDTEVLEKGMESNELTVHLSTKPNGSHAWPGEKSLILPVIARTDKDVQKSGVQIVTVEDSVGAVHGSTGKSRANLDLNLKSECDILGSIGRETFGDPFWQPMIDDYSVIRDHIEATIPGFHDFNRRIQNPGGFLLPNGPRERVFNTSDGKAQLTVNETNVIDLPEGYFLMNTVRSHDQYNSTIYGLDDRYRGVRNGRRVVFVSPADCRERGLKDGDLVDIVSVFSDGERRAPNFRVVEYNTAKDCVTTYFPEANVLVPLDSVAEKSNTPVSKSVVVRLEALGARADK
- a CDS encoding ECF transporter S component — its product is MRNAILLKPKSFLTLGMLAVLSVVIFFWPLIVNPESFLSDDAQAPLYLALVIPLVLAAVVAEISEDGFDVKAIAMLGVLSAMVAIVRPFGAGSAGFEAVFFILILGGRAFGPGFGFILGNTGLFASALLTAGIGPWLPYQMLAAAWVSFGAGLLPPLRGRKETIMIIMYAVVAALGYGFLMNMSFWPYAIGVSTDLSFTAGAPVLDNLHTFIIFTLTTSLGWDLGRAVFTAVLLLLTAKPILGALRRASRRAAFGVERSFS
- a CDS encoding DUF6457 domain-containing protein; the encoded protein is MYRMYEWLGVVCEEFSIDKELLDAVIPQLLDLTRDVAHGPARPAAPMTAFLLGVAATRQTLAGETDAGSAGETAELARHVLAGSHHLQNLIAEGYEN
- a CDS encoding ABC transporter ATP-binding protein, with amino-acid sequence MSNTRATTRREAWSDAPILEMEDVSASYYADERTLAEPQIRNVNLTLTEGEILLVIGRTGAGKSTLLNTMTGAMPHATGGHMDGHVRVVGRDTRDFPPRLLSDVVGVVGQDPAAGFVTNTVEEELAYSMEQLGLPPAVMKKRVEETLDLLGIADLRGVPLSELSGGEQQRVAIGAVLTTRPALMILDEPTSALDPNGAEDVLATVTKLAHDLAMTVVLAEHRIERVLQYVDRVAHVDQDGSVTLGTPEEIMTTSDVAPPVVELGRWAGWSPLPMSIRGARHQSHAMRRRLYQRGLVVSRVPTVKPAPLLKAQDIVVDFPEIRAVDGVDLTLHEGEITVLMGRNGCGKSTLLWALQGTGKRNQGTVQVKDDEATTRRLSRKSRRNTTATSGGSPWSDPHELKPADRRRIVSMVPQTPTDILYESSVAQELHRSDKDASAQPGTTRGILDSLAPNIPDAHHPRDLSEGQKLSLALAIQLAAQPPVVFFDEPTRGLDYAGKKTLADSFKELAITGHAVLVVTHDVEFAALCADRVLFMAAGKIVADGPAVDILAASPAYAPQIAKITAGIQDASHWLTVPAVRTALGEGEL